The region ATAAAAGGAACTCATCAAgctccaacctcgttcccagggactCTCTTCTCCTCAACGACAAaggaagcagagaagagagaccctgggaactagACGGAATTATAACCGTTGATCAAGCTCCTGAAAAAACAATTCATCCTCCACCACGAATTTATCTTTGTTTGGGACAATtgctaatttgctctgaattaaCTATTTTCGTCAATttaagactgaaagcttgatatggattatgggaaatggtcatatttgtttgaaaagaaaactcaaGTGTACGGACATTAAGGACTCGGACTAGAATTTAGAGCAAATTAGCAGTTGTGTATATCAGACAAGTTCGTCTCAATATGCTGGTGATAACACCACCCTAATCTTGGCTAACGAGTTCTCCATTAACCGCAGCTTTCGTATAATGGACACTTGCACCGGCTTACGTCCTAATACACGAAAAATCGAGGGCTTGTGGATAGGCAAATCTGCCGGTCATCGACAAGTCCCGTTGCTATAACTTTGGTCACCGACAAGCTTAAAATCCTAGGATTGTATTTTGGCTCGTCTAACCTTGATCACGCTAACTGGGACAACCATGCAATAAAACTAGAAAAGCGCCTTAACCTCATCTAGCTAGAAATTAAGCCAAGCCGTGATTAACCCGCCTAAAAATGCTAGCGCTCTACGACTGCGCTGGGTTCCCTGCATTGGTGATCGTACCTGTCGAAGTGACTTTTCCTGGCCCGTTATTGGATTGGCTTTGCCTTAAGAAGCCGGGTGAAAAGCTGGCCTTTTCTCCGGTTTAATCTCTGCCCGAAATATCTTGGTGATTCTCCGCCACGGTATTTCCAACACCTCCTTGCGGCGGTTGATCGATTACATATCGATCTCACCCTACTGGCTTACTACAAAGTCAAAACCCTCTACTCGAAACTCGCCATCCCCTCGCCCAAGTGGCTGCCCAGCACAGCCGCTTGGGAAAAACGACTAAAAACACGTCTACATCTGAAAAACATTTGGCCCCAGATTTATGGGGGTCTGAGTACGAACTGGCGTATCGCACATGAATAGtcaaaactagacgctccgtgagcgtaaactgggttgcctttggtaCGCGTTTGTCCTTCTCAAATTTTCGTACTCATTCCCAAACACCCGTCAGTCcggaaacaaaacactatttttctttttaaaataaatcattttcactgttactcaacaaagaaataaattcgaaaccattcaatgaaaaaggccaagaacttggaatgttgtaggaaacgAATTTCTTCTGAAGAAGTATATTGtatcatacgaaacgtcaagttaatgCATTACAATATGTTTATCAcggcagtttgtttattgtttttgatcaagttaaaatggccgaaaaacaagAGTATTTATGATGtaaaccacctctccaattctcaggcctgtgcggtacatcgttttcGAGTTATTTGTCAAAGCGTCTCACGCCACTTAATAGGCCGAGTTTTTTATGGAGACGCCATTTTGGTGGATCAAAGTGACGGGGGCCGGTAATCgacgaaaacatctggagttcactttgcgatgaaagcgcttacttttcgctcacgatataaaatacatgtgtatgaacacatctcctaattcACCTGAAAGCCTCAAGatgagattcatagggatgaCAGGCAATCGATTGTGATCGATCTCATCGATTTGTCACATTCTGTTTTGGGGGTTACAACAACTTTGAAGGATCGCGAGATCGAGGGAAGAATTTGGTCGTAATGGCCGGATTGAAGGACTATTGTATGATCTCTTTATTATTAACAAGCAATCTTCCAAGCATAAACTTATCATGGCACTCTTGCGCCCTTTGATTCTTTGTTGCCTAAGgcacaatattttgtttaaagcacgTCATGTGCCTGGTCTTCAAAACAGTCGTGCCGATTTTATCTCACGTTTTCAGATAGACTCGTTCAAGGCAATCACACCGGATGCAGACCCATTTCCCACTCCGGTCCCGACGAACCTTCTACCGGAGAGTTGGTCGCTAATTTGAGGGATCTTCTCAGTTCGGCATTAAAACCGGGATCTCGCAAACTTTATCAACGGGCTTGGGCTGTTTTCCAAGATTTCGCTCACCGTTTTTATAAAACCTCAAGCCCCCAGCTTCCTTTGAGTCCAAACATGCTGGCTCTGTTTATCTCTTATCTATCGGCCCGCCAATTGGCGCCGTCAACTATAGCATCGTACATCTCCGCACTCAGTTACGTACACAAGCTTAAAAGTTTTTCCGACCCCACGAAATCTTTTCTTATTCAAAAGCTGTTAACCGCGGTGAGCCGCCGTCGCAAGAGTGATATTCGTCTGCCAATCACTCGCCCGGTATTGCACGAACTTGTAAGGTCTCTTCGATTCACCAACTCTTCGGCTTTTCAACGAACTCTCTACAGAGCTATGTTCCTTTTAGCCTTTTATGGGTTTTTCCGCATCGGCGAACTAGCAGCCAATAGTGCTAAGTCAGTTTCCACCGTTCTTCAATTTAGCGCTTTGCGATTTTTAATTTCCGACGGCAAAGCTCATTTCCTCAAGCTGGTAATTTCCGAATACAAACACAACGTCAACAACCGCCCTTTTGAGATATTAATATCACGAGAAGACTGCCCCGAGCAGTTTTGTCCCGTGCAGGCCATTTTAGATTATTTCGTACTGAGGGGAAATCGCACCGGTCCGCTTTTCTGTCATTTAAATTTGGCACCGATTACGGCCGATCAATTCAATACTGAGTTGCAACGTTGCTTGTCATTCTGTGGCCTTGATACCCGTCGGTACAAAGGTCACAGTTTTCGAATCGGAGCTGCATCGCATGCGGCTGAAAAAGGATTCTCTGATTCACAAATTCGCACTCTTGGCCGCTGGAAGTCCGATGCCTTTAAGGTTTACATCCGCCCAGAgcgtttgcttgcaaattaagTTCGTAGTTAGTAGCTGTATTGTTTGATCTGTCATTTCTACGCCTTACGTAGTTCACGCATGGGCTGCTACGTGCCCTGTAACATTACCCCGGGGCTTAATATAATTATCACATCCTTCTTAACAGTCAATCATCCTTAACTTTTCATTGGCGCCTTGGTAGTTCAGGCCTGGGCTGCTACCAGCGAGTCAGTACATTTGATTGCAATGTTATGGTTCAGTCATGGGCTGCTATATACGTGccatttaattgtaatttctcttttcgcctataatatatatattttttaattttagagtgCGAGTTCGCTTATACACTCTCGCTTGCGGCTGTAGTTCAGACATGGGCTGCTCCGGCCGTGAGCACATTAGCTATTCGCGTTGACAAGTATCGCCGTGCTCTTTGCGTGGTCTTGGTGGGGCTGCCACATTTCTGTGGCCTTGGCGTTTTTTCtcgccccacctttgctgaacatggctttaatttactgcggtttttattgatttcgttgaggatataataaatagccacgttggtggccgaataacgccaacatgtttgtagttgtcttttttgaggTTTCCACGTCTCAGCAAACTTAGTGCGACCACTTGCAAAATGCACGGCTTGCTCTAATTAGCAATATTTTATATCAAGGCCGGGGAAAAGTGTCGACATAAAAGGGGCATTATTTCTGTAAGGAATGATGCTATTTATGTCGTCGACTTTGACCTCCTCGGGTCAATAGATgcattcagccagaaaaatgagccaatcatagatAAGGGCGGAGTAAGGATAGGTCTAGTTAAGGGATTGCAATCTTCGTGACTGGCGCTCTTAGCTGTTCCTTCACGGACTAAACTTGGATCATCAAgatttttccctccctccctaccCTTGCTCCGTCCTtctatttcctttctttcattcttAGGTGTAGGCGTTTTTTCtcgccccacctttgctgaacatggctttaatttactgcggtttttattgatttcgttgaggatataataaatagccacgttggtggccgaataacgccaacatgtttgtagttgtcttttttgaggTTTCCATGTCTCAGCAAACTTAGTGCGACCACTTGCAAAGTGCACGGCTTGCTCTAATTAGCAATATTTTATATCAAGGCCGGGGAAAAGTGTCGACATAAATAACGTTTATTCAGTACCAAATCCACGCAATACTGCTTCCTCAAGCGCCTCTTCCCCCGAAGAATAAGAAGGGCTTTCCTCTGCTTCGCCAGTAACAACAAGCCTTGCTCTTATTCCTTTTCGTCCTTTTCCCGGTGCGACTTTCATTCAATTTGGCATTATTGTGAGTTATCCATTGTTCACTTTCCACATCATAATGGTGTTTCCAGAAAGCCGCCTTTGATGAATATTCATTACAATGGCCACAGAAAATCCTATTCTGTTTTCTCGACCGCACTTGCTTTCTCGAAGACATTTTTACGTTTGCTTCTCTTCATGTAGATTGCTCTCTCGATAGAATGGGTTTCCATTTTCATTTTGCTTCGAGCCTGTTGCTACAAGCCTGTCAGTAGTAGGCAAATAGAAGGGCCTTGTCCATTTTTAGCTTTATTTCAAGACCACTTTCCTCTAACTCtagtaatttttttaatatCGTCGAAATCGCAGTGTCCTTTATttgtttaaaatcaaatttaaaaaaaaatcgagaacATAATGAAAAatgatagaaaaaaaaacaaatcaattgaaaaatatgcaaataataataataataataataataataataataataataataataataataataataataaaactagtCAAATCATtccaaaacgaaaaagaaaagagaaacttGCGGTCAGTATTCAAAGATGGCAAAAGATATGCAGAAGAACTAGAACTCAATTGCTACTTTGAGGATGGCGCAACAGTCTTGGAAGGCACTGACAACGTAACAATAGTGAACGAGAAAGAACCCAGGAAAATAAAACAGATCATCCATAAAGCAAGTATGAAGAAACGCAAAAATGAAGTCATGAAACAGCCATGGATCAGAAAGTTTGTGACTCAACACTGGCAGGATTCTTTAGACAATGAAAAAACATCCCGGATATAGTCATGTCAGTAGATACAAGCATTAGACAGCAACTCCTTAACACAAAGATCTATAGATCACAAATGTTACACGAACAAGTAGACGACTTGTCCTGCCGACTCTGTTTTAAAGATCAGGAGACAGTATCACACGTTCTGTGTGGCTGTTCTCACATAGCACAGTCACTGTATAAAGCACGACACGACAGAATGCTACGCCCCGTTTACCATGCTTTACTGGAAAGATACAAATTTGAAGAATCTGAGTATTCTAATCCGTGGTACAAGCAATCTTATCCGCAACCAAGCCAAGAGAATAACGAGGCAAAGATCTTGTGGGACATACCCTTGAAATTGGAAAAATGTCCAATGAATGGCGCAAATAGACCGGATATCAGTGTATTGGacaaaaagaataaagaatgGATCATCATAGAAGTAACAATATGCAGCCCGGGATCAATCACAATGAGAACTAAACACAAGAAAgataaatatatagatttaaaaCTAGGTATTAAGAACTTATACCCAGGTCATAAAGTAAAGCTCATTACAGTAGTCTTTGATTTTCTCCCAGTTTACTTCAAGGATCTTGAAAAAGAACTTACCAGCATATTGGATAACAACTTAGCAAAGACAACTATTGAACGCTTGCAAAAGTGGATCATCTCCCAAAACTGTGAAATGGTAAAAAGGTTTCTCTCATAAACTGATTTTGGTTAAAGCCGTTTATGGATGATAAAGATGTATATAGTATCttatttgcattgtttttttaatttctttttcttttttatcgttTATAAGGATCATTCTATGAATTTTgctacttttattttttagttttacaaTATTACACCGTAATTTGTTAGATTGGCCATAGTCGATCATAAGGTTTTATAGGATAGTAACATGAGCACCATTTCCCAGGCCTACATGTACAGGCCCGCAAAGGTTGTAAAATCATGTGAGGATATTTCAATAAAgtctccaataataataataataataataataataataataataataataataataataataataataataagaataagaataataataacgataattcGAAGGTTAAAAACTGCTTTACAATGACAATGAATTAAAAACTAGATAATAGAATTATGTACAtaagaataaaagtaaatatttacaaagaatgtttttATAAAAAGGGGCATagtcaaataatttttataaaaccTAGTATCTAACGACAACATCTttaaccaaaaaataaataaaataaataaaataaaatacaattcattattattcataataataataataataataatgaccaagacattttttttaataaatcaACTTACATTCCTTAGCGTCGGAAGCGGGCGACTGAGCGAAGTAACTACTAATTCATTTATAAGCATATTATATTAGTCAGCAGTgagtgggaaaaaaaaactatttagaTAAAGCTGGTTAGCAATAAAAGTAAAGAAAGCTATAAAAAAAGACAAACTTGTGTACAATAATTTTGAGGATAATGAATAGGGTCAGCATAATCAATCGGAACCCCAAACATCGTAGGGAATCTTTTTGTAAGAGTACGCCAGTCAGGAAGTGGGAAAAAAAACCaactcaacaacaacaaccaacaaaccaacaaaaaaaaagaacacctAGTAAAAGGCTTTAATTTCAGACTCGAATTGTTTACATAAAGTTCTCCTAAGCCTTGAGTCGCGCATTCAACAAATGAACTAGACTTTTTCAAAGCCCTTAAATATTTTTCCTGCTCGTTTGATCGCTGTGCGACCTCACTTCAAGCTCGCTTCGCTTGCTTTAAATTCTCAATGGAAGAGTTTCGAGAGGGTGACTTGGAGCAAGTCTACGAATGAACGTAAGATGAGCCAATGAAAGGCCGATGAATACAGTTACCCGGTGCAGACATCGTGTAGTAGAAActgctaatctcgtacccacatctcccacggtcatacagaagggagatctggtaaagttcgatttcgagcatgctcagtgccagcgaggcccgaaatacgggcttttctatcactgcgcatgttcatactctctgttgtgattttgggtgattttgcggaataaacatggatttcgagagtattcttgaagagattttttttgggtagaggacaaggaaaccttaaacttaagcctaaacagaaagaagcgctacaggcgattgttttcgAACGGTCgaaattgtttaattgtcggagcaactgcagaatcactgaaacgaacgcttaggcttaatcagtaaacgagtgttattttcttcacacaatctcgtgaaaagtgtagttaattaaccgtaaattgaaagcaaaaaatgttaaagagtgcttagacctaatcactgcaacgagtgctattttcttgacacgatctcgtgaaaaatgtagttaatctaaccgtaaaattcacaaatGATCattacttaattcgcgagtcacgctttaagaacgagaaatgctgttttgaataaattacatacttcaactaagtgccccgcgaaatacgccaatcggagcgtagattgcattgccgcaaccttttttagtagccaatgaaaaatggtgtaccgtcgaactttaccagatctcacatttccagtgacagtgtgagatctgggtacgagattaagaaACTGCATTTTTATGAGTACGAAAGAAAACACGTCTGTTGGCTTCAACTTCAAGAGCTTTAATCATACCTTTCCACTACACGTGATCCTCAAGATCACGTGACTTACAACCAACTTATCATAACATCCCCCTTCTTAAGCTATTTGGCTGTCTTAATGAAATGTGCTAATACAAGTGAAAACTGGAACAAGAAGTCAACAACTCAACTGTGGATGAATTTAACATACAAGTCTTTTACATGACATAATCCTTATGCCAAACCGGAACAGATCTAACCCGAGTGGAGCGACGCGGAGCCGACGAGGAATCAGTATCGGGTGGCTCTGGTTCCAGGTTAGCATCTGGTTCTCTAGCTACACTTGGAGAGTTTACACTGGATTGCATAGTTACAGGCTGTGACTCATCAATGAGATCATCATCTAATATAGTAATAGGTGGTTCCTGAGTAAGATGAACATGACGTCTATTTCTACGATATTCTCTACCAGTTTCATCAGTAATCATGTACGATCTGGGTGTATCATCTTTTCCTGTAACTATAGCATGTGACAAATGTTTGTCACCTGGTTTCTTGAACCTTACACTATTCCCTTCCTTGAGTTGTGGCAATTGTTTGGACCCTTGGCGATCATAGAATTCTTTGTATTTAGCTTGTCGTTTTTCTAATAATTCTGGAACATCATGACAGATCTGTGGTACTAAGACTAAGGGGTGAACAGGAACTCTTGTTCGAATTTGCCTATTGAATAACATTTGGTTAGGCGAATAAGGAAAATTGCTTATTAGCGTGTTGCGGTATTCCATTAGACCTTCATTCAAATTGCGCTCCTTTCTCAGTAaatttttaacaatgtgaacCGCCTTTTCTGCAAGACCGTTGGCCTGACTATATGTGGGACTGGTTGTTATAATGTGAATGCCATATTGCGTAGCATATGCCTTCATTTCTCTGGAGTTGTAGGGCATGTTGTCTGCAATTAGAGTTTGTGGATAACCATGTCTTGAGAGAATTTCATTCAGACACCCAATAATATCACTGCTGGTTTTGCCATTGAGCCTAATAGCCTCAATATACTTTGAATAACAATCAATGACCACAAGGTAGTTTTGATTTTTGTGTTCTAACACATCTGATGCAACAATTTGCCAGGGCAATATTGGGATTTCTCGAGTTTGCATGGGTTCCTTGGTCTGCTTACTTTgatatttcaaacatttttcacaacaaaacaCCATATCTTCAATATGCTTATTCATGCCAGGCCAAAATACCGTTGTACGTGCATTAGCTTTGGTTTTCTCAATGCCGCAGTGACTTAaatgcaatttctgaagtacaTCACTTCTCCATGCAAATGGAATGACAAGCCTGTTGTTCTTGAGAAGGATTCCATCTGTGACATGAATGTCATTCCTGACATTCCAGAAAGACCTTAGAGAAGGGGGGACATCACGTTTGTGTTGGGGCCAACCCTCCATAGCATACCTGTGTAACATTTGCATAGTAGGATCATTGCAATTAAGTTCTCGTAATTCCATCAACTTCACATCTGAAATTGGGAGATCGATAATTACACTATGAATGCAATACTCCATGTGCTGATGCATACCATCATCAGTAGGAACATTGGACTCGTCAAATGCTCTTGACAGGGTATCTGCAATATGGAAAAACTTCCCTGGAACATATCTCACTTTAAGATGATACTTTTGCAAACGAAGTCTCATTCTTTGCAAGCCAGGGGGTACCTTGAAAAGGGgctttttgaaaatactttctaGGGGCTTGTGATCAGAGAGTACTTCAATTTCTGCCCCATATGTGTACATGTTAAATCTCTCACACCCATAAACGATTGCCAAGAGCTCTTTCTCAATCTGGGCGTAACCGATTTCAGAACTTGACATAGCACGTGAGGCATATGCCACTGGTTGATTCTGTTGCATCAAACATGCTCCTAGACCGTTTTTACTGGCATCAACTTGGAGTGTAGTAGGTAAACTTGTGTCATAAAATCGTAGCACTGGGGCGCTACTCAGGACGGATTTGAGTTTAGTAAGAGCTGTATCGTGCTCTGGAAACCAACTCCATGGCACATCAGACTTAAGTAAAGATCGCAATGGAGCAGTTAATTCAGACATGTTTGGAATATACTTGGCAAGATAGTTGATCATGCCCAATAACCTTTGCAGATCTTGTTTGCATGATGGGGTGGGCATGTTGTGAATAGCAGAAATTTTGTCTGGGTCTGGTGAAAATCCCAGTTCACTAACAACTTCTCCCATGTACTTGACTTTGTTTACTCGAAACTGGATTTTGTCTCGGTTGAATTTAATATTGCGCTCTCGTGCCCTTGTCAACACCTTGGGTAAGATCAAATCATGTTGTTGTTCATCTCTACCTCCAATGATGATATCATCGAAAATTGGCAATGCACCTGAAATATcgccaaaatgtttttcaaccattttttaCTTACGGGAATGTCATTAACAAGGAGATCTGATTGAATGTGCCTTCTAGTACTACCTTGATGTACAGACCCTCCAacagttcattgttttcatgcTCCTCTACTTCCACGTGACGAACTCTTCTTTCTTCCGTGCCATTTTTCCATCTCAAGCAGCACCGAGCATAGTGATTTCTTCCATTGCACTTGTGACACGTGGCTCCATAGGCCGGACAATTTCCCCTGTCATGAGACGTTGCACAGAATTTGCATTTCATTATCCTGCGCGAGTATTTTACTGAGTCCACCGGTGGCTCTCCCTTCTTTACAGCGTCGATGTTACCCGTCTGAGTGGTTGGTGAGATGAAGATTTTCGACTGTTTCTTAGATTGTTCCGTGATTCTGCATAATTTGACGGCTTTCTCGAGTGTCAAATCCGTCTCGCGTAGCAGTCGCTCTCGTAGTTTGGGATCATTTATGCCCACCACAATCTGGTCTCGTATCAGAGAATCCTTAATCGCTCCGAAATCGCAATATTCAGCTCTTCTCCTGAGATCAGTGACAAATATATCGAACGAGCGATCTTCTTGGATGGTCATTCTGAAGACGTATCGTTCGTAGGTTGTATTCTTCCGAGGAACACAATACGTTTCCAGCGCTGTTAAAATACCTGCAACAGTCCTTTGCGTGATATCTCCGGGAATGTTTGGCAGGGCTTTGAGCACTCGTCTTGCTTTGGTCCCGAGAATACTTTGGATAGTTGCTATCTGTATTGCAGCGTCCTTTTCGTGAAGGCCACTTGATATCCAATACAATTCCCACGCTTCTTTCCATTCCTTCCACACATCTGCGAGATTGAGACTATCAATATCCAATTCGGAGGGAGGTTTGATACGTTCCATGTCGGAGTTAGGAGTCagaaaagtttcttttaaaGAGATCCTGGTACCATGTTATGAGTACGAAAGAAAACACGTCTGTAGGCTTCAACTTCAAGAGCTTCAATCATACCTTTCCACTCCACGTTATCCTCAAGATCACGTGAGTTACAACCAACTTATCATAACATGCATATCACGAAAACctgaattcaataattgttttatcatacATTGATATATAAACAAAAGATTGTAAAGTAATAAGCTATTTTTTTCATTCACGTTGTTGTCCAGTACGGTGTAAAGCCGTGGCGGTCGACAGGTAATGTCAAATAACCCTAGCAGCTGTGCGACCACGTTCAAAAGGGAGCAAGATATCCAGAATTATCTGCAGTTCACATAGTAGTGATTGAGACCGCAATGTGTAATAATTAGCAaatattcaccgaagtggaggtggctagttgttttagtatatactaaaatagtGAGATACTAGCACaagatgattttaattcatttatttctccaaagattacaacattttcgggcgcaaattccgcgcgaattgctcggaggtgaatagttaacaaccattcaccgaagtggaggtggctagcgacactgaaacaactattcactgacactgaagtgaatagttgttttagtttaTACTAAAGCAGTGAGATAATATTCaccacaaaaaaataatttgggtgttttcttcacttgtcacggatgcaaatcgggacgccatttttttcctgagttgctcggaggtaaataccacaggatattcggagtttgaagagccaatcagcgcgcgagttcaacgctatccactgttttagtatatactaacaatggatatccggagtttgagtagccaatagAACATAATGCCTCAATCTAGCTTGTAGTGATTTTTATTCtgtgagggtgctaatggggttaacagttaactgacaattggccaaaaaaatagtagttaactgatatttggccaaaaaattagtagttaactgataaatgaaaagttaacagttaagtgatattctattaattatgctaaatacgattgttgttgttaataaaagcaacaaagttatttcctaacagcaaagctatttcgtgagttttacctgtcccgctgcgtgaccaggtaacatattttaaactgatattatatgctaaaggccccagagggtcgtaccaggcaccagggagcgttaaccttgatcttcgtgatggcttCGAGTGGAGTGGTGAAGAAACCCAAGATTCTCTCACCCTGCCACGCAAAGGAATGAACAGGCTGATTGAAAATATCAGCTCTATAAATCCTTTATTTGTTGACCTAGTTgagcttttaacacttttgacaacgCAGGTGGAAAACCTACATGCGGTTTTAGCTTCAAGCAGGaaacattcagtgctttgaactacTCCCAAGACTTTGGAACGATAGTGAAAGAGTAGCTCAAAAGAATCACCAAGTGGGCtgcaaagtatttcacacaTGACAGGTCATATTATCCCGTGTCGGATACGTCCATGCCTTTGTCAGCGCTCTCAACTATGGCTCTTCCAGCGGTACAAAGAGTGACAATAGAAGATTAAGCCATGATGAAGGAGTGGATGGAGAACTATCGCCCTGTTAGACAACGAACAGTGAGAAGCGAAACAACTAAAGATAAAGCGGGAGCTTTACCACCAGCTGTCTATtctcaggccaagcaaaaagaacattccTATGTTGAGTTTAATAGGGAGCAAGCAATTCCTGATGACGCAGCAACGCCTACTCCTATCACTGAGACCACTGAGCAGTCAGAGCTTTCCCATGGCATCGGTGAgctgcaatcagtcagtttaactTTCGTTCACGACCTTGATGTCCCTGAAGTACAGATACAGGACATACAGCAACTAGATgaatacgagactgattcagatactgaaagtgacgaagaacgtgattttgaagtagttagcaagacatgcacgaccaggggcccgtttctcgaaagtcccgaaaacttttcgggcccgaaaagccatttgtgaaagtgccagccgcttgatttggaaagccgatcttttgacatgttttcaaggtaacaaaaagaaaagtgactgtgaagtttgacgacttaaatcctctccgttcttgagatacaaagggaattgtgacacccgaaaatggcccgtaaagtttcgggactttcgagaaacaggccccagctggtccggaagagcagtgcgtgcatttgttcgtctggatttatgaggtcggtattatttgatggttatacgacttaaaaattgaatcttcttttcaattgcacttaaggcgaaaactttaatgtttatgccttataacgcgcactactggtggaggttttgtgaattcatgtaatatatctttattttagtaaggtccaacccccaaaactgattgaagttttgaagtaaagaaaattcgggttatgaatcaattattatcgctgtg is a window of Montipora foliosa isolate CH-2021 chromosome 5, ASM3666993v2, whole genome shotgun sequence DNA encoding:
- the LOC138002576 gene encoding uncharacterized protein translates to MERIKPPSELDIDSLNLADVWKEWKEAWELYWISSGLHEKDAAIQIATIQSILGTKARRVLKALPNIPGDITQRTVAGILTALETYCVPRKNTTYERYVFRMTIQEDRSFDIFVTDLRRRAEYCDFGAIKDSLIRDQIVVGINDPKLRERLLRETDLTLEKAVKLCRITEQSKKQSKIFISPTTQTGNIDAVKKGEPPVDSVKYSRRIMKCKFCATSHDRGNCPAYGATCHKCNGRNHYARCCLRWKNGTEERRVRHVEVEEHENNELLEGLYIKVVLEGTFNQISLLMTFP